The DNA sequence CGGAAAACATTATAAAAATGGGAAAAAAGAAATTGTCAATTATTGATTTCACCGATATTTGCCTGTCTGATTTTGCCCGGGACCTGGGTTGTTTCTTGCAACAGGTTGAATTTATGTTGATGAGAAAAATAAACAACGAAGAATACGCCGAAAAAATCAAAAATCTTTTTTTGGAAAATTACTTCAAGAATGCTAAAATAAAACTAGACAAAGGTTTGCAAGAGCGGATTGATAATTACTATAATTGGACCGCTATCCGCACCGCTACCTTTTTTCTGACAAAATATAAAAACGAACCGGACCGAGCCGAACCTTTGATAGAAAAAGTAAAAAATAATCTAAATATATAATTACAAATTCACAAATATCATCACGAATAACACAAATGAAAATTAATATTTCAGATAATATTTGTGAATTTGTTTTCTGATTTGTGAATTTGTAATAACATATGTTAATTGATTTGCAACTTCATTCAAACTATTCTGACGGCTATTTATCGCCTACCGAGGTAGCTAAATTTGTCTCTGACCAAGGGGTAAAAATAGCGGCTCTAACCGACCACAATACGGTGAGCGGTTTGGGCGAATTCAGGCAGGCCTGCCGAAAATACAAAATTAAGCCCATCACCGGCCTGGAACTCTACGCAAAACTGGGAGGCATAAGGCTAAATTTACTTTGGTTTAATTTTGACGAAAAAGACGCCCGCCTCCATGACATCTTGCGCGTAAGCCAAATCAGAAGAAAAATTAAAGTAAGAAAAATTCTAAAAAAATTGGCAAAAAAAGGATTCAAAATTGATATCAACAAAATTCTGGATAAATACACCCACTATGTCCCCTTAAATCACATCGTTGATGACATCTGGGAAATCCCGGCCAACCAGACCAAAATAAAAAAAGAATTAAAAATGAAGAATCCGCAGGAGGGAGAGATTATCGGCCAATATTTCCGCAATGAAAACATAGGCATCTTAAGGGAAAGCTATACGGATATAAAAAAAATTCTGGCTTTAAGAAAAAAAATCGGCGGCCAGCTTATTTTTAACCATCCGGGCAAGCACGACCAATTAAGGAGAAAACTTCTGAAAAAATTAAAAAAAATGGGAGTGGACGGGATTGAAGTAGTTTCTCCCCATCATTCTGTCGGCGCGGTCATGTACGCCCAGGCCATGGCCAGAGAATTTGATTTTATAACCACCGGCGGCTCGGATTTCCACCGCCACGAGGGAGAAAATTTTCCTCTCCAAAATTCTTGGCAATATTTTAAAGTGGACTCAAAATATTTAAAAGGAATAAATAAAATAATCGGCTAAAATTCTATGGCGGTGGAAACTCATATCTACGACCAACGGTTTTTTAAAAATACCATAAAACTGGAAAGTTCTTCGGCCAAAGCGGCCGTCAATATTCTAATAAAGCATTTTCATCCCCAGAGCGTTATTGATATCGGCTGCGGAGCCGGAATTTATTTAAAAGGATTTTCCGAACGGGGCGTAAAAATTAAGGGGATAGACGGCTCACCGGCCGCCAAGAAAGAATCGCCGGTCAGGGGCAAAATTAAAATTTATGATCTCTGCCGACCCCTCTCTTTAAAAAAACAATTTGCTCTCTGCCTCTGCTTTGAGGTAGCCGAACACCTGCCCGCTCAATGCGCGCCGACATTAGTTGACACTTTAACTAAAGCGTCCCCCCTGATAGTTTTTACCGCGGCCACGCCCGGACAGGGCCCGAGAAGCATCGGCCATATCAACGAACAGCCGCGCGAATACTGGATAGAAAAATTCAAGGCTAAAAATTTCATTTTAGACAAAAAACTTACAGCCCGAATTAAAAAAGAAATGAAAACTAAAAAAGTCGTCTGGTGGATTGCGAAAAACTTAATGGTATTTAAAAGGATTACAAATTACAAATCAAATACAAATATTACAAATTTTATATCAAGATGTTTGTTTTAGTATTTGTAGATTTGTAATGAATTCGTAATTCGTAGGAGTTATATGAAAAATAAACTAAAAATTCTAATGGCCGCATCCGAAATGGCGCCCCTGGCTAAGGTTGGCGGGCTGGCCGACGTGGTCGGTTCCCTGCCCCCGGCGTTAATCAACCTTGGTTGCGATGTCCGCGTGGCTCTTCCGGCTTATGGGTCAATCGACAAGAAAAAAATCAAAGCCAAAAAAATATTAACAGGCGTTAATATAAAAAGCGGCGGAAAGAATTTGAAGATAAATGTTTGGCGGGTTAAAATAAACGGCCTAACGGTTTATCTTCTTGATTGTCCGAAATATTTTGGGGGAAGAGAAATCTATAAAGGCGGCAAAAAATTTTACAACGGCGATAAAGATTCCGAGCGTTTTCTTTTTTTCTCTTTGGCGGTTTTGCAAGCTCTGCCGGAACTAAAATTCCAGCCGGATATAATCCACACCCATGACTTCCATACCGCCCTTATCCCTAATCTGATCAAGGCTTCAAAAGATCCCTTTTTCAAAAATATTAAAACTCTTTACACAATACACAATTTAAACCATCAGGGAAAATCCGAAATAGGAATTTTGTCCACCGGCAATCTAAAAAAAGATTCCTCAAAATTTTTATCCCGCGATGCCCAAGACGGAGATATAAATTTTATGGTCCAAGGCATTGTCAGCTCTGATTTGGCCAATACCGTGAGTCCGACTTATGCTAAAGAAATCGCCACTTCCATTTACGGGGCCGGCATTGAAAAAGTCATCAGGCAAAACCAAAATAAAATTTCCGGAATCCTGAACGGAATTGATGTTAATTTTTTTGACCCGGCCAAGGATAAATACATAAAGGAGAATTACACTTATAAAACTTTGGATAAAAAAACGGGCAATAAACTGGCTCTGCAAAAGCAGCTTGGATTAAAACAGGATAAAAACATCCCTCTGGCCGGCCTTATTTCCAGATTAGCCTGGCAGAAAGGGCTAGAGCTTTTTGCCGAAGAAGCCGCTAAACTCCCTTGCCAGTTCGTTTTTTTGGGTACAGGTGAAAAAAAATACGAAGACCAGCTGAAAAAATTGGCGAAAATTTATCCGAATAAAATAAGCGCCCAAATTACTTTTGACATAAGACTGGCCCAGCTAATTTATGCGGCTTCGGACATATTTTTAATGCCTTCCCGCTTTGAACCCTGCGGATTGGGCCAAATGATCGCGATGCGCTACGGCGCGGTGCCGATTGTGCGCGCTACGGGCGGGCTGGCCGACACTGTTGATAAAAAAGTAGGATTTTCTTTCTTTAATTTTTCAAGCCAAGCCTTTGCCAAAACTTTAGAAGAAACTCTAAATATATATTATAAAAAACCGAGGAAATGGAAAAAAATGCAAAAAAGAGGCATGAAAAAGGACTTTTCCTGGAATAAATCAGCTAAAGAGTACCTAAAATTATACAAAAAACTAGTTGGTTAGGTATTAACTGCCAAGCACAAAATTCAAAGCACCAAATTACAAATAAATTCAAAATTATAATATTTAAAACTCAAACCAAAAAATTAAAAAAATGTTTTGAATTTTGAATATTGTAATTTATTTAGAATTTGTAATTTACTATTAATTATAAACTTTATGAAATTATTTAAAATAGACTATAAAAATTGCGGGCTCTGCGCCCAAAGCCTGCTCTATTCAATCGGCGTACTCGCCTACGTCACAATCGTAGCCCTGGTTATGAGAAACGGCGAAAAGCTTTTCGGCAAAGAAGACACTTTCTGGGGCCCGAT is a window from the Patescibacteria group bacterium genome containing:
- a CDS encoding PHP domain-containing protein, whose translation is MLIDLQLHSNYSDGYLSPTEVAKFVSDQGVKIAALTDHNTVSGLGEFRQACRKYKIKPITGLELYAKLGGIRLNLLWFNFDEKDARLHDILRVSQIRRKIKVRKILKKLAKKGFKIDINKILDKYTHYVPLNHIVDDIWEIPANQTKIKKELKMKNPQEGEIIGQYFRNENIGILRESYTDIKKILALRKKIGGQLIFNHPGKHDQLRRKLLKKLKKMGVDGIEVVSPHHSVGAVMYAQAMAREFDFITTGGSDFHRHEGENFPLQNSWQYFKVDSKYLKGINKIIG
- a CDS encoding methyltransferase domain-containing protein, producing MAVETHIYDQRFFKNTIKLESSSAKAAVNILIKHFHPQSVIDIGCGAGIYLKGFSERGVKIKGIDGSPAAKKESPVRGKIKIYDLCRPLSLKKQFALCLCFEVAEHLPAQCAPTLVDTLTKASPLIVFTAATPGQGPRSIGHINEQPREYWIEKFKAKNFILDKKLTARIKKEMKTKKVVWWIAKNLMVFKRITNYKSNTNITNFISRCLF
- a CDS encoding glycogen/starch synthase, whose amino-acid sequence is MKNKLKILMAASEMAPLAKVGGLADVVGSLPPALINLGCDVRVALPAYGSIDKKKIKAKKILTGVNIKSGGKNLKINVWRVKINGLTVYLLDCPKYFGGREIYKGGKKFYNGDKDSERFLFFSLAVLQALPELKFQPDIIHTHDFHTALIPNLIKASKDPFFKNIKTLYTIHNLNHQGKSEIGILSTGNLKKDSSKFLSRDAQDGDINFMVQGIVSSDLANTVSPTYAKEIATSIYGAGIEKVIRQNQNKISGILNGIDVNFFDPAKDKYIKENYTYKTLDKKTGNKLALQKQLGLKQDKNIPLAGLISRLAWQKGLELFAEEAAKLPCQFVFLGTGEKKYEDQLKKLAKIYPNKISAQITFDIRLAQLIYAASDIFLMPSRFEPCGLGQMIAMRYGAVPIVRATGGLADTVDKKVGFSFFNFSSQAFAKTLEETLNIYYKKPRKWKKMQKRGMKKDFSWNKSAKEYLKLYKKLVG